A genomic window from Winogradskyella sp. J14-2 includes:
- a CDS encoding NADP-dependent malic enzyme, producing the protein MSKQSKRIEALVYHAKPTPGKIKVVPSKKYASQRDLSLAYSPGVAEPCLEIEKDVNNVYKYTAKGNLVAVISNGTAVLGLGNIGPEASKPVMEGKGLLFKIFADIDVFDIEVNTENVDEFIETVKNIAPTFGGINLEDIKAPEAFEIERRLKEELDIPVMHDDQHGTAIISAAALLNALELANKNIQDVKIVVSGAGAAAISCTRLYKAFGAKSENIVMLDSKGVIRKDRGNLTSQKAEFATDRKINTLDEAMNNADVFIGLSMADIVTPEMLKTMSTNPIVFAMANPNPEINYDLAIATRDDIIMATGRSDHPNQVNNVLGFPFIFRGALDVRATKINEEMKMAAVKALSRLAKEPVPEQVNLAYNETRLTFGRDYIIPKPFDPRLIAEVPPAVAKAAIDSGVAKETIEDWDRYKNTLLERLGSDNKLVRQLLGRARTNPKRIVFAEADQLDVLKAAQIVYEEGVAEPVLLGRKDTIVALMSEIDFDADIEIIDPKSDEETERKNQYAKVYWEKRKRQGVTIYSAQKVMRERNYYAAMMVNVGDADALVTGYSRSYPSVVKPMLELIGMAEGVNRIATTNVMMTQRGPMFLSDTAINIDPDAKDLARIARMTSRVARMFGIEPVTAMISYSNFGSSENPKAKKVQDAVTFLHKTYPDMVVDGELQTDFALNAKMLQDIFPFSKLAGRKVNTLIFPSLDAANITYKLLKELNKSESIGPIMMGMAKPVHILQLGASVDEIVNMAAIAVIDAQEREKRQQKPN; encoded by the coding sequence ATGAGCAAACAGAGCAAGCGAATAGAAGCCTTGGTATATCATGCCAAGCCAACTCCAGGAAAGATTAAAGTTGTACCTTCAAAGAAATATGCGTCTCAACGCGATTTATCTTTAGCATATTCTCCAGGTGTTGCAGAGCCTTGCTTAGAAATAGAAAAGGACGTCAACAATGTTTACAAATACACTGCAAAAGGAAATTTAGTAGCCGTAATATCTAACGGAACAGCAGTGTTAGGCCTCGGTAATATAGGTCCAGAGGCGTCCAAGCCTGTTATGGAAGGTAAAGGATTGCTTTTTAAGATTTTTGCTGATATCGATGTTTTTGATATTGAGGTCAATACCGAAAATGTTGATGAGTTCATTGAAACGGTTAAAAATATTGCACCGACTTTTGGCGGTATAAATCTCGAAGACATTAAGGCACCTGAAGCCTTTGAAATTGAGCGCCGATTGAAGGAAGAGTTAGATATCCCTGTTATGCACGACGACCAGCATGGTACTGCAATAATTTCTGCAGCAGCACTTTTAAATGCCTTAGAACTCGCCAATAAAAATATTCAAGATGTAAAAATTGTAGTTAGTGGCGCAGGCGCTGCAGCCATTTCGTGTACGCGGTTATATAAAGCTTTCGGAGCTAAGAGCGAAAACATCGTAATGCTAGATAGTAAAGGCGTTATTAGAAAAGATAGAGGTAATCTTACATCTCAAAAAGCTGAGTTTGCAACAGATAGAAAAATAAACACTCTAGATGAGGCCATGAATAACGCAGATGTTTTTATTGGTTTATCAATGGCAGATATAGTAACTCCAGAGATGTTAAAAACAATGTCTACAAACCCAATTGTTTTTGCAATGGCAAATCCCAATCCCGAAATTAATTACGATTTAGCCATAGCAACAAGAGACGATATTATTATGGCTACTGGACGGAGTGACCATCCAAATCAAGTAAATAACGTACTAGGTTTTCCCTTTATCTTTAGAGGAGCTCTAGATGTTAGAGCGACTAAGATTAATGAAGAAATGAAGATGGCTGCCGTAAAGGCACTATCAAGATTAGCTAAAGAACCAGTACCAGAACAAGTTAACTTAGCTTACAACGAAACAAGACTAACTTTTGGTAGAGATTATATTATACCAAAACCATTTGATCCGAGATTAATTGCAGAAGTTCCGCCAGCAGTCGCCAAAGCTGCAATAGATAGCGGTGTAGCCAAAGAAACTATAGAGGATTGGGATCGTTATAAAAACACATTGTTAGAGCGACTAGGATCAGATAATAAACTAGTTCGCCAACTCTTGGGAAGAGCTCGCACTAATCCTAAACGCATTGTATTTGCAGAAGCAGATCAACTCGATGTGTTAAAAGCAGCTCAGATTGTCTACGAGGAAGGTGTTGCAGAGCCAGTACTTTTAGGGAGAAAAGATACAATTGTAGCGTTAATGTCTGAAATAGATTTTGATGCGGATATTGAAATTATCGATCCAAAATCTGATGAAGAAACCGAGCGCAAAAATCAATATGCAAAAGTCTACTGGGAAAAACGTAAGCGACAAGGTGTAACCATATATTCAGCCCAAAAAGTAATGCGCGAACGTAACTATTACGCCGCTATGATGGTTAATGTGGGTGATGCAGATGCGCTTGTAACGGGCTACTCTCGTAGTTATCCTTCTGTTGTTAAGCCAATGCTAGAACTGATTGGTATGGCAGAAGGTGTCAATAGAATTGCTACAACAAATGTTATGATGACTCAGCGTGGCCCTATGTTTTTGAGCGATACCGCTATTAATATAGATCCAGATGCCAAAGATTTGGCCAGGATTGCAAGAATGACATCTCGAGTTGCTAGAATGTTTGGCATAGAACCTGTAACGGCTATGATTTCATATTCTAACTTCGGGTCATCAGAAAATCCTAAAGCCAAAAAAGTTCAGGATGCTGTTACGTTTTTACATAAAACCTATCCAGATATGGTTGTTGATGGCGAATTACAAACAGACTTTGCGTTAAACGCAAAAATGCTTCAAGATATTTTTCCATTTTCTAAATTAGCAGGAAGAAAAGTTAATACCCTCATATTCCCTAGCTTAGATGCCGCCAACATTACTTATAAATTGCTTAAAGAACTCAATAAATCTGAATCTATCGGTCCAATTATGATGGGAATGGCAAAACCTGTTCACATACTTCAATTAGGCGCAAGTGTAGATGAAATTGTTAATATGGCAGCTATTGCCGTTATTGATGCTCAAGAGCGCGAAAAGAGACAACAAAAGCCTAACTAG
- the ruvA gene encoding Holliday junction branch migration protein RuvA, producing the protein MITHLEGKLVEKNPTDVVIDCNGVGYFINISLHTFSQIPDREHLKLYTYLQVREDSHSLYGFLSKTEREIFKLLISVSGIGANTARTMLSSLTPEQVKEGIASGDVSLIQSVKGIGAKTAQRVIIDLKDKVLKVYGIDELSLIPNNTNKDEALSALDVLGFNKKQSEKVVDKILKAQPEALVEQIIKEALKNL; encoded by the coding sequence ATGATTACACACTTAGAGGGAAAACTAGTAGAAAAAAATCCTACCGATGTTGTAATAGATTGCAACGGAGTAGGATATTTTATTAATATATCACTTCATACATTTTCTCAAATTCCAGATAGAGAACATCTTAAGTTATATACTTATTTACAGGTTAGGGAAGACTCGCATAGCTTATATGGTTTTTTATCTAAAACAGAGCGCGAAATCTTTAAACTTTTAATTTCTGTTAGCGGTATAGGAGCTAATACAGCACGTACAATGTTGTCTTCACTAACACCAGAGCAAGTTAAAGAAGGGATAGCAAGTGGCGATGTTAGCTTAATTCAGAGCGTAAAAGGCATTGGAGCTAAAACCGCACAACGTGTTATTATAGACTTAAAAGATAAAGTGTTAAAAGTGTATGGTATAGACGAACTTTCTTTAATACCAAACAATACTAATAAAGATGAAGCGTTATCTGCTTTAGATGTTTTAGGGTTTAACAAAAAACAATCCGAAAAAGTAGTTGATAAAATCCTGAAAGCCCAACCAGAAGCCCTTGTAGAGCAAATCATTAAAGAAGCTCTTAAAAACTTATAA